From the genome of Paludisphaera rhizosphaerae, one region includes:
- a CDS encoding DUF7009 family protein, whose protein sequence is MKLRLKGNSIRIRLDRRDLGGLAERGGIEDALRFGPGAEFRYAVEAASAPRGKPTASYSEGRLVVTIDPEDVRAWAATDRIGFDHEQAVEGGSVRVVLEKDFACLDRAEGHEHDDAHAFPNPSAACGPTAESG, encoded by the coding sequence ATGAAGCTGCGTCTCAAGGGGAACTCGATCCGGATCCGGTTGGACCGGCGCGACCTGGGCGGGCTCGCCGAGCGAGGCGGAATCGAAGACGCGCTGCGGTTCGGGCCTGGGGCGGAGTTCCGCTACGCGGTCGAAGCGGCTTCGGCGCCGAGAGGAAAGCCGACCGCCTCGTACTCCGAGGGTCGGTTGGTCGTCACGATCGACCCGGAGGACGTCCGCGCGTGGGCCGCGACCGATCGCATCGGGTTCGATCACGAGCAGGCCGTCGAAGGGGGATCGGTCCGGGTGGTGCTGGAAAAAGACTTCGCCTGCCTGGACCGCGCGGAGGGTCATGAGCACGACGACGCCCACGCCTTCCCCAACCCGTCGGCCGCGTGCGGGCCCACGGCGGAGTCGGGCTGA